From a region of the Buchnera aphidicola (Aphis fabae) genome:
- a CDS encoding glutamate ligase domain-containing protein — MHTPSGTINIVLPYLGYQSISNALAASALSFAVHIPLKQIQVGLLEAPIIPGRLEPIKLSKNTILINDTYNSNVASMIIAIKILEKMPGYKILVIGDMAELGEKSILYHKIIGNIANISNINHIFSFGKYSHEIFKICKNGKHFSEKNKHILNKKLKETILKQNKSTILIKGSRHMKMEKITEYLIKEYKKNDILN, encoded by the coding sequence ATGCATACACCATCTGGTACAATAAATATTGTATTACCCTATCTAGGTTATCAAAGTATATCTAATGCCTTAGCTGCTAGTGCTCTTTCATTTGCTGTTCATATACCACTAAAACAAATTCAAGTTGGATTATTAGAAGCTCCTATTATACCAGGACGATTAGAACCTATTAAATTAAGTAAAAATACAATTTTAATCAACGATACGTATAACTCAAACGTTGCTTCTATGATTATAGCGATTAAAATTTTAGAAAAAATGCCAGGTTATAAAATATTAGTTATAGGAGATATGGCAGAATTAGGTGAAAAAAGTATTTTATACCATAAAATTATAGGAAATATTGCTAATATATCAAATATTAATCATATTTTTAGTTTTGGAAAATATAGTCATGAAATTTTTAAAATATGTAAAAATGGAAAACATTTTTCAGAAAAAAATAAACATATATTAAATAAAAAATTAAAAGAAACGATTTTAAAACAGAATAAAAGTACAATTTTGATCAAAGGTTCACGTCATATGAAAATGGAAAAAATCACAGAATATTTAATAAAAGAGTATAAAAAAAATGATATTCTTAATTAA
- a CDS encoding UDP-N-acetylmuramoyl-tripeptide--D-alanyl-D-alanine ligase, with product MIPMSLKKIANITNGLLFGKNIIINNISINTKEIIPNTLFIALKGKQFDAHFFIKEAIKKGCSAIITNRKIISCISYIIVEDTTIALGQIAACLRNIINPKILAITGSCGKTSVKEMTASILKKKHNIIYTINNQNNHIGVPITLLKLKKTDKYAVVELGTNNPGEIDYISKITQPNIALINNIYYSHLEGFKSLLGISKEKSEILSYLKNKGTVIINLDSHHLSQWTKKIKNKKIFYFSIKKKKKVIFLLLTLKFMQIKHVLLCIHHLVQ from the coding sequence ATGATTCCTATGTCGTTGAAAAAGATTGCGAATATTACAAATGGTTTATTATTTGGTAAAAATATTATAATCAATAATATTAGCATAAATACTAAAGAAATAATACCAAATACTTTATTCATTGCATTAAAAGGTAAACAATTTGATGCACATTTTTTTATCAAAGAAGCTATCAAAAAAGGATGTTCGGCAATTATCACTAATAGAAAAATAATATCTTGTATTTCTTATATTATAGTTGAAGACACCACTATTGCTTTAGGACAAATTGCCGCTTGTCTTCGTAATATAATCAATCCAAAAATATTAGCTATTACTGGATCTTGTGGAAAAACTTCAGTAAAAGAAATGACTGCTTCTATACTCAAAAAAAAACATAATATAATATATACTATTAATAATCAAAATAATCATATAGGTGTTCCTATTACTTTATTAAAATTAAAAAAAACAGATAAATATGCAGTAGTTGAATTAGGAACTAACAATCCAGGTGAAATTGATTATATTTCAAAAATTACCCAACCAAATATCGCATTAATAAATAATATTTATTATTCACATTTAGAAGGATTTAAATCATTATTAGGAATATCAAAAGAAAAATCAGAAATACTATCTTATTTAAAAAATAAAGGTACAGTTATTATTAATTTAGATAGTCATCATCTTTCACAATGGACAAAAAAAATTAAAAATAAAAAAATATTTTATTTTTCTATTAAAAAAAAAAAGAAAGTGATTTTTTTGCTACTAACATTAAAATTCATGCAAATCAAACATGTTTTACTATGCATACACCATCTGGTACAATAA
- the mraY gene encoding phospho-N-acetylmuramoyl-pentapeptide-transferase: MIFLINKYLNFKIFTFISFRILFSLLTSFFINLFIGPYIISCFKKLQKFQIIRTDGPIGHLNKNNTPTMGGVFIIISICLSTLLYCNLNNTYIWYVLAIILGYGLIGLLDDYKKIKFNNSTGLKILYKFFWLSIIAILIIYLIYSKKENSASIELIIPFYTSIPLKINYFYIFLSYFVIVGTSNGVNLTDGLDGLAIMPIILISFGFGLIAFFSSDINLCNYINVSYSEQSNELSVLCGAIIGSGLGFLWFNTYPAQIFMGDVGSLSLGGALGIISLLLHQELLLLIMGGVFVFETLSVILQILYFKIRKKRIFKMAPIHHHYEIKGLSEPLITIRFWIISFILLLIGMLSLRIHNGI; the protein is encoded by the coding sequence ATGATATTCTTAATTAATAAATACTTAAATTTTAAAATATTTACTTTTATTTCTTTCCGAATACTTTTTAGTTTATTAACATCTTTTTTTATAAATTTGTTTATTGGACCATATATCATATCTTGTTTTAAAAAATTACAAAAATTTCAGATTATAAGAACTGATGGACCTATTGGACATTTAAATAAAAATAATACTCCTACTATGGGTGGAGTATTTATTATTATTTCAATATGCTTATCTACTCTTCTTTACTGTAATTTAAATAATACATATATCTGGTATGTTCTTGCTATTATATTAGGATATGGTTTAATTGGGTTATTAGATGATTATAAAAAAATTAAATTTAATAATTCAACGGGATTAAAAATATTATATAAATTTTTTTGGTTATCAATAATTGCTATATTAATTATTTACCTCATCTATTCTAAAAAAGAAAATAGTGCTTCTATTGAACTAATAATTCCTTTCTACACTTCAATACCTTTAAAGATAAATTATTTTTATATATTTTTATCTTATTTTGTTATTGTAGGTACAAGCAATGGAGTAAATTTAACAGATGGATTAGATGGATTAGCTATTATGCCAATAATTCTTATATCATTTGGATTTGGTTTAATTGCTTTTTTTAGTTCTGATATTAATTTATGTAATTATATAAATGTTTCTTATTCAGAACAATCAAATGAGTTAAGTGTATTATGCGGAGCAATTATTGGTTCTGGATTAGGATTTTTATGGTTCAATACTTATCCAGCTCAAATATTTATGGGAGATGTTGGATCTTTATCATTAGGTGGTGCATTAGGAATAATATCTCTATTATTACATCAAGAATTATTATTGCTAATAATGGGTGGTGTTTTTGTTTTTGAAACTCTATCTGTAATATTACAAATTCTCTACTTTAAAATTAGAAAAAAAAGAATATTTAAAATGGCTCCAATTCATCATCATTACGAAATAAAAGGATTATCAGAACCTTTGATTACTATTAGATTTTGGATAATATCTTTTATATTATTATTAATAGGCATGTTATCTTTAAGGATACATAATGGTATATAA